From Ignavibacteria bacterium, one genomic window encodes:
- the fumC gene encoding class II fumarate hydratase has protein sequence MRIERDTMGEIEVPSTAYYGAQTARSLIHFAIGEERMPRQVVQGMAILKKAAAMVNADLGVLDAAKRDLIVRACDEVIEGKLFDHFPLSVWQTGSGTQTNMNVNEVIANRAIEMAGGEMGSKKPVHPNDDVNKSQSSNDTFPTAMHIAAGIAVTSQLLPAVRALRDTLDAKATEFAPLIKSGRTHLMDATPITLGQEFSGYVQALTNNISRIEMALGGVYELALGGTAVGTGLNTHPEFAVRSAAQIASLTGLPFVTAPNKFEALAAHDALVFLHGALKTLAATCMKIANDIRWMSSGPRCGLGEISIPENEPGSSIMPGKVNPTQSEAMTMVAAQVMGNDVAVNIGGASGNFELNVFKPVIIYNVLQSVRLLADTCTMFNEHCASGITPNVDRLAYYNQNTLMLVTALNTHIGYDNAAKIAKTAHKNGTTLKEEALKLGLLTEEQFDQWVRPEDMLGPSV, from the coding sequence ATGCGCATCGAACGTGATACCATGGGTGAGATCGAGGTTCCCTCGACCGCCTATTACGGAGCTCAAACCGCCCGCTCACTCATCCACTTTGCTATCGGCGAAGAACGTATGCCTCGTCAAGTGGTCCAGGGTATGGCCATCCTGAAGAAGGCCGCGGCGATGGTAAATGCCGACCTAGGCGTCCTCGATGCTGCAAAACGTGATCTGATCGTGCGGGCATGTGATGAGGTGATCGAGGGCAAACTCTTCGACCATTTCCCGTTGAGTGTATGGCAGACGGGTTCGGGCACCCAAACCAATATGAACGTCAATGAGGTCATCGCTAACCGTGCTATCGAAATGGCAGGGGGCGAGATGGGCTCCAAAAAGCCGGTGCACCCAAACGATGACGTGAACAAGTCTCAAAGCTCCAACGATACGTTCCCAACGGCAATGCACATCGCAGCAGGCATAGCTGTTACGTCGCAGCTTCTTCCGGCAGTGCGGGCATTGCGCGATACGCTCGACGCAAAAGCAACGGAGTTTGCTCCGCTTATCAAGAGTGGTCGCACACACCTGATGGATGCTACACCGATCACGCTTGGTCAGGAATTCTCGGGATATGTGCAGGCACTTACGAATAACATCTCGCGTATTGAGATGGCCTTGGGTGGCGTCTATGAACTTGCCCTGGGCGGAACGGCTGTGGGGACCGGACTCAATACTCATCCGGAGTTCGCTGTTCGCTCGGCGGCTCAGATCGCTTCTCTTACCGGACTCCCCTTTGTAACGGCGCCGAACAAATTCGAAGCATTGGCCGCCCATGATGCCTTGGTCTTCCTACATGGAGCTCTGAAGACGCTTGCTGCAACGTGTATGAAGATCGCCAATGATATCCGCTGGATGTCGTCCGGACCTCGCTGCGGACTTGGCGAGATCTCCATCCCGGAAAACGAACCGGGGTCGTCGATCATGCCGGGTAAGGTAAACCCAACACAGAGTGAAGCCATGACGATGGTTGCCGCACAGGTGATGGGCAACGACGTAGCCGTCAATATCGGTGGCGCCTCGGGGAACTTTGAGCTCAACGTGTTCAAGCCCGTCATCATCTACAATGTCCTGCAAAGCGTGCGACTCCTAGCCGATACCTGCACGATGTTCAATGAACACTGTGCTTCGGGTATCACGCCGAATGTTGACCGCTTGGCCTACTACAATCAGAACACGCTGATGTTGGTGACGGCGCTGAATACCCACATTGGCTATGATAATGCGGCCAAGATCGCCAAGACGGCTCATAAGAATGGAACCACGCTCAAGGAAGAGGCCCTGAAACTCGGACTGCTCACGGAAGAACAGTTCGATCAGTGGGTCCGTCCGGAGGATATGCTCGGGCCGAGTGTGTAG